One window of Klebsiella quasivariicola genomic DNA carries:
- the polA gene encoding DNA polymerase I, with translation MVQIPENPLILVDGSSYLYRAYHAFPPLTNSAGEPTGAMYGVLNMLRSLILQYQPTHAVVVFDAKGKTFRDELFEHYKSHRPPMPDDLRAQIEPLHKMVKAMGLPLMAVPGVEADDVIGTLAREAERAGRPVLISTGDKDMAQLVTPGITLINTMTNTILGPDEVVTKYGVPPELIIDFLALMGDSSDNIPGVPGVGEKTAQALLQGLGGLDTLYAEPEKIAELSFRGAKTMAAKLEQNKDVAYLSYQLATIKTDVELELTCEELEVQPPAADDLLALFRQYEFKRWTTDVEAGKWLQAKGGKPAAKPAEPAAAQAEDVEPATALSAEHYVTILDEATLLSWIDKLKQAPLFAFDTETDSLDNISANMVGLSFAVEPGVAAYVPVAHDYLDAPDQIPRERVLALLKPLLEDEKLLKVGQNLKYDRGILANYDIELRGIAFDTMLESYILDSVAGRHDMDSLSDRWLKHKTITFEEIAGKGKNQLTFNQIALEEAGRYAAEDADVTLQLHLKMWPKLQQHEGPLNIFKHIEMPLVPVLSRVERNGVKIDPAVLHAHSQEIAQRLVELEQRAHEIAGEAFNLSSTKQLQTILFEKQGIKPLKKTPGGAPSTSEEVLEELALDYPLPKVILEYRGLAKLKSTYTDKLPLMINPKTGRVHTSYHQAVTATGRLSSTDPNLQNIPVRNEEGRRIRQAFIAPEDYVIVSADYSQIELRIMAHLSRDKGLLTAFAEGKDIHRATAAEVFGLPLDSVSSEQRRSAKAINFGLIYGMSAFGLARQLNIPRKEAQKYMDLYFERYPGVLEYMERTRVQAKEQGYVETLDGRRLYLPDIKSSNGARRAGAERAAINAPMQGTAADIIKRAMIAVDEWLRKEQPRVRMIMQVHDELVFEVHKDELDAVSKKIHELMENSTTLAVPLLVEVGSGENWDQAH, from the coding sequence ATGGTTCAGATCCCAGAAAACCCTCTCATCCTCGTTGACGGCTCCTCCTATCTTTATCGCGCATATCATGCGTTTCCGCCGCTAACTAACAGCGCAGGGGAGCCGACCGGGGCTATGTACGGCGTACTCAATATGCTGCGCAGTTTGATCCTGCAGTATCAACCAACCCACGCCGTCGTGGTCTTTGATGCGAAAGGGAAAACCTTCCGTGATGAATTGTTCGAACACTACAAATCTCACCGTCCGCCGATGCCGGACGATCTGCGTGCGCAGATCGAACCGTTGCATAAGATGGTGAAAGCGATGGGGTTACCGCTGATGGCGGTCCCGGGCGTTGAGGCTGACGATGTGATTGGCACCCTGGCGCGGGAAGCGGAAAGGGCGGGACGTCCGGTGCTGATCAGCACCGGTGATAAAGACATGGCCCAGCTGGTGACGCCGGGGATCACCCTGATCAATACCATGACCAACACCATCCTTGGACCTGATGAGGTGGTCACCAAATATGGCGTTCCGCCGGAGCTGATTATTGATTTCCTGGCGCTGATGGGTGACTCGTCAGATAACATTCCCGGCGTACCAGGCGTGGGCGAAAAGACTGCCCAGGCGCTGCTGCAAGGCCTTGGTGGCCTCGATACGCTGTATGCGGAACCGGAGAAAATTGCTGAACTGAGCTTCCGTGGCGCGAAAACGATGGCGGCGAAGCTGGAGCAGAACAAGGATGTGGCTTATCTCTCTTATCAGCTGGCGACCATTAAAACCGATGTCGAGCTGGAGCTCACGTGCGAAGAGCTGGAGGTGCAGCCGCCGGCGGCTGACGATTTGCTGGCGCTGTTCAGACAGTATGAGTTTAAGCGCTGGACAACCGACGTTGAGGCCGGGAAATGGCTACAGGCGAAGGGCGGCAAACCGGCTGCGAAACCTGCAGAGCCTGCAGCGGCACAAGCAGAAGACGTTGAACCGGCCACCGCCCTTTCAGCAGAGCATTATGTCACTATTCTTGATGAGGCCACGCTGCTCAGCTGGATCGATAAGCTCAAGCAGGCGCCGCTTTTTGCCTTTGATACGGAAACCGACAGCCTGGATAATATCTCCGCCAATATGGTCGGCCTTTCATTCGCGGTTGAGCCGGGTGTGGCCGCCTATGTTCCGGTGGCGCATGATTATCTTGATGCGCCGGATCAGATCCCTCGCGAGCGTGTGCTGGCGCTGCTTAAACCGCTGCTGGAGGATGAGAAGCTGCTCAAGGTCGGGCAAAATCTCAAATACGATCGCGGTATTTTGGCCAATTACGACATTGAGCTGCGCGGGATTGCATTCGATACCATGCTGGAGTCTTACATCCTCGACAGCGTGGCGGGCCGTCATGATATGGACAGCCTTTCCGATCGCTGGCTGAAGCATAAAACCATTACCTTTGAAGAAATTGCCGGCAAGGGTAAGAATCAGCTCACCTTTAACCAGATTGCGCTGGAAGAGGCTGGTCGCTACGCGGCGGAAGACGCCGACGTCACGCTCCAGCTGCATCTGAAGATGTGGCCGAAGCTGCAGCAGCATGAAGGTCCGCTGAATATCTTTAAGCATATCGAAATGCCGCTGGTGCCGGTGCTGTCTCGGGTTGAGCGCAACGGCGTGAAAATAGACCCTGCCGTGCTGCATGCGCATTCGCAGGAGATCGCTCAGCGTCTGGTAGAGCTGGAACAGCGCGCGCATGAGATTGCCGGGGAAGCGTTTAATCTCTCCTCCACCAAACAGCTGCAAACGATCTTGTTTGAAAAACAGGGCATCAAGCCGCTGAAGAAAACGCCGGGCGGCGCGCCGTCCACCTCTGAAGAGGTGCTGGAAGAGCTGGCGTTGGATTATCCGTTGCCGAAAGTGATTCTGGAGTACCGCGGGTTGGCGAAGCTGAAGTCCACCTATACCGATAAACTGCCGCTGATGATTAACCCTAAAACGGGCCGAGTGCATACCTCCTATCATCAGGCGGTTACCGCTACCGGCCGTTTGTCGTCTACCGATCCCAACCTGCAAAATATTCCGGTGCGTAACGAAGAAGGGCGACGTATTCGCCAGGCGTTTATCGCGCCGGAAGATTACGTCATTGTCTCAGCGGACTACTCGCAAATCGAACTGCGTATTATGGCGCACCTGTCACGAGATAAAGGCCTGCTGACCGCCTTTGCTGAAGGTAAGGATATTCACCGGGCGACGGCGGCTGAAGTGTTTGGCTTACCGCTGGACAGCGTCAGCAGCGAACAGCGCCGCAGTGCGAAAGCTATCAACTTCGGTCTGATCTATGGCATGAGCGCCTTCGGCCTGGCCCGCCAGCTGAACATTCCGCGTAAGGAAGCGCAGAAGTACATGGATCTTTATTTCGAGCGTTACCCGGGCGTCCTGGAGTATATGGAGCGCACCCGCGTTCAGGCGAAAGAGCAAGGGTATGTTGAAACGCTGGATGGCCGTCGACTCTATCTGCCGGATATTAAATCCAGCAATGGTGCCCGTCGCGCTGGAGCGGAACGTGCGGCGATCAACGCCCCAATGCAGGGGACGGCAGCGGACATTATCAAGCGGGCGATGATTGCTGTTGATGAATGGCTGCGGAAGGAGCAACCTCGCGTGCGGATGATCATGCAGGTTCACGATGAACTGGTCTTTGAAGTCCATAAGGATGAGCTTGATGCTGTATCGAAGAAGATCCATGAACTGATGGAGAACAGTACCACCCTGGCGGTACCGTTGCTGGTGGAAGTGGGCAGCGGCGAAAATTGGGATCAAGCGCACTAA
- the yihA gene encoding ribosome biogenesis GTP-binding protein YihA/YsxC, with translation MTNWNYQLTHFVTSAPDIRHLPADTGIEVAFAGRSNAGKSSALNTLTNQKNLARTSKTPGRTQLINLFEVAEGKRLVDLPGYGYAQVPEEMKIKWQRALGEYLEKRLCLKGLVVLMDIRHPLKDLDQQMIEWAVESDIQVLVLLTKADKLASGARKAQVNMVREAVLAFNGDVQVEPFSSLKKSGVDKLRQKLDSWFNEIPPQEAVEDAE, from the coding sequence TTGACCAACTGGAATTATCAACTGACGCACTTTGTCACTAGCGCGCCAGATATCCGCCATCTTCCTGCCGATACTGGTATTGAAGTGGCGTTCGCCGGCCGCTCCAATGCGGGAAAATCCAGCGCGCTGAATACGCTGACCAACCAGAAAAACCTGGCGCGCACCTCCAAAACCCCCGGACGTACGCAGCTGATTAACCTGTTCGAAGTCGCCGAAGGCAAACGCCTGGTCGACCTGCCCGGCTATGGTTATGCGCAAGTCCCGGAAGAGATGAAGATTAAATGGCAGCGCGCGCTGGGGGAATACCTGGAAAAACGTCTGTGCCTGAAGGGCCTGGTGGTCCTGATGGACATTCGCCATCCGCTTAAAGATCTCGATCAGCAGATGATCGAATGGGCGGTAGAGAGCGATATTCAGGTGCTGGTGCTGCTGACCAAAGCCGATAAGCTCGCCAGTGGCGCGCGTAAAGCGCAAGTGAATATGGTGCGAGAAGCGGTACTGGCCTTCAATGGCGATGTCCAGGTTGAACCCTTCTCTTCGCTGAAAAAATCTGGCGTGGATAAGCTGCGACAGAAGCTGGATAGCTGGTTTAACGAAATCCCGCCGCAAGAAGCTGTCGAAGACGCAGAGTAA
- the yihI gene encoding Der GTPase-activating protein YihI, with amino-acid sequence MKKPTSATRGKSGRKSREELNQEARDRKRQKKHRGHAAGSRANGGDAASAGKKQRQAQDPRVGSKKPIPLGVSESSTPAPKQHKPKSEKPMLSPQAELELLENDERLDALLERLEEGGTLNAEEQSWVDAKLDRIDELMQQLGLSYDDEDEEEEERQEDMMRLLKGGN; translated from the coding sequence ATGAAAAAACCGACATCCGCCACCCGTGGCAAATCCGGCCGCAAGTCGCGTGAAGAGTTAAATCAGGAAGCTCGCGATCGCAAACGGCAGAAGAAACATCGTGGCCACGCGGCTGGAAGTCGCGCGAACGGCGGCGATGCGGCTTCAGCGGGTAAAAAACAGCGTCAGGCGCAAGATCCGCGCGTTGGCAGCAAAAAACCGATCCCGCTGGGCGTGAGCGAAAGCAGCACCCCAGCTCCCAAGCAGCATAAACCAAAGAGCGAGAAACCTATGCTTTCACCGCAGGCTGAGCTGGAGTTGCTGGAGAATGATGAGCGCCTGGACGCGCTACTGGAACGTCTGGAAGAGGGCGGCACCCTGAATGCTGAAGAGCAGAGCTGGGTGGATGCCAAACTGGATCGCATTGATGAGCTGATGCAACAGCTCGGCCTCTCTTACGATGACGAAGATGAAGAAGAGGAAGAGCGGCAGGAAGATATGATGCGTCTGCTGAAGGGTGGAAACTAA